One Gordonia mangrovi genomic region harbors:
- a CDS encoding ABC transporter ATP-binding protein, protein MDAISISGLTKRFGHVTALDSLDLSVRQGEVHGFLGPNGSGKTTTIRVLLGLLRADSGDVRVLGEDPWRDAVTLHGRLAYVPGEVNLWPGITGGEVIDLMGRLRGDANQQRRDELLERFDLDPRKKARTYSKGNRQKVALIAALASDAELLLLDEPTAGLDPLMEAEFQDCIADERRRGRTVLLSSHILAQVEALCDRVSLIRLGSTVDSGTLAELRHLGRLAVTAETRQSPDDLIQMPGVHNATRDGNQVRFEVDAGELDEVMRALAALGVRSLTSAPPTLEDIFLHHYDGSGAGSGAGSAANASGDLGETSTAR, encoded by the coding sequence ATGGACGCGATATCGATATCAGGGTTGACCAAACGCTTCGGGCACGTCACCGCGCTCGACAGTCTGGACCTCAGCGTGCGGCAGGGCGAGGTGCACGGCTTCCTCGGCCCGAACGGTTCGGGAAAGACCACCACCATCCGCGTCCTGCTCGGTCTGCTGCGTGCGGATTCCGGAGATGTCCGGGTGCTCGGTGAGGACCCGTGGCGCGACGCGGTCACCCTGCACGGCCGACTCGCCTACGTGCCGGGCGAGGTCAACCTCTGGCCCGGCATCACCGGCGGCGAGGTGATCGACCTGATGGGACGCCTGCGCGGCGATGCGAACCAGCAGCGCCGCGACGAACTGCTCGAACGCTTCGACCTCGACCCGCGAAAGAAGGCACGCACCTACTCGAAGGGCAACCGGCAGAAGGTCGCCCTGATCGCCGCCCTGGCATCAGACGCCGAACTCCTACTCCTCGATGAGCCGACCGCCGGACTCGACCCGCTGATGGAGGCAGAGTTCCAGGACTGCATCGCCGACGAGCGACGCCGCGGACGGACGGTGTTGCTGTCGAGCCACATCCTCGCCCAGGTCGAAGCCTTGTGCGACCGCGTCAGCCTGATCCGACTGGGCAGCACCGTCGACAGCGGCACCCTGGCCGAACTCCGTCATCTCGGCCGGCTCGCCGTGACCGCGGAAACACGACAATCACCCGATGACCTGATCCAGATGCCGGGTGTCCACAATGCGACTCGCGACGGCAATCAGGTCAGGTTCGAGGTCGACGCCGGCGAACTCGACGAGGTCATGCGCGCGCTCGCGGCACTGGGCGTACGGAGCCTCACGAGTGCGCCGCCGACGTTGGAGGACATCTTCTTGCATCACTACGACGGTTCCGGTGCCGGTTCCGGTGCCGGTTCTGCCGCGAATGCATCCGGCGACCTCGGTGAAACGAGCACGGCGCGATGA
- a CDS encoding dienelactone hydrolase family protein: protein MPEVEIPRADASLPAYLAVPDGGDSRPGVVIIHDALGMTTDLHRQADWLAGAGFVSLAPDLLHWGWRPRCVVAAMRALAAGRGRPFDEIESARTWLVARPECTGRIGVIGFCLGGGFAVLLAAGGNYQAASVNYGAVPDDADGLLADACPVVAGYGGLDRSVGDAPQRLEHALDANDISYDIRVYPDAGHSFLNDHPSGEMPWWAALPARFARAGYHDPSAVDARARIESFFHEHLDVTEPRS, encoded by the coding sequence ATGCCCGAGGTCGAGATACCTCGCGCCGACGCGTCGCTGCCCGCCTACCTGGCGGTTCCCGATGGCGGTGACAGCCGACCGGGCGTGGTGATCATCCACGATGCACTCGGGATGACGACCGATCTGCATCGCCAGGCCGACTGGTTGGCCGGTGCCGGATTCGTGTCACTGGCTCCGGACCTACTCCACTGGGGATGGCGGCCGCGCTGTGTCGTCGCCGCGATGCGAGCGCTGGCCGCGGGCCGCGGACGCCCCTTCGACGAGATCGAATCCGCGCGGACGTGGCTGGTCGCGCGACCGGAATGTACCGGCCGAATCGGGGTCATCGGGTTCTGCCTCGGCGGTGGGTTCGCAGTGCTGCTGGCGGCCGGTGGCAACTACCAGGCGGCCTCGGTCAACTACGGCGCGGTCCCCGACGATGCCGACGGACTGCTCGCCGACGCCTGCCCGGTGGTCGCCGGGTATGGCGGACTGGATCGGTCGGTGGGTGACGCACCGCAACGGCTCGAACACGCCCTCGACGCGAATGACATCTCGTACGACATCCGCGTATACCCCGACGCCGGGCACTCATTCCTCAACGACCACCCATCCGGCGAGATGCCCTGGTGGGCTGCGCTGCCCGCGCGATTCGCCCGCGCCGGATACCACGATCCGTCCGCGGTCGATGCGCGCGCCCGTATCGAATCGTTCTTCCACGAGCATCTCGACGTCACCGAACCTCGGTCGTGA